Genomic segment of Populus nigra chromosome 6, ddPopNigr1.1, whole genome shotgun sequence:
TGATGGCGTGGATGGTTTCAATCGAGATCTCGTTCACGGCACGGGCTTATGTCATTAGATTGACGTAGCTGTGCCTATGTAATTAGCAGACAAAACAACACCAATAATATATTCCCTAAACACTACTCGCACATTTGCCTCTTTTTAACATGCAACACCGTGTCGCGCCCGTCATTACAGATTTGCCTTTTTTGAGAAAAGATCACGAACCACACAGCTAGCTTAGGAATCAACCCCGAGCATGTCTATTGTCTTCCAGAGCCCTATATTTCTCGAATATTTTCTGATGCCACGAGATCTATTCAATGAAGTATTCATCAAGGCCCcgagtaaataaaataaatttgtggaGCTGTAATTTATTGGTGAAAGATTTCAtggacgagagagagagagagataatatatgttagaaaataatataaaattatttttaatattttatttaataacttaatttttttggattataaatttatataaacataaaatattttatatttaatttttattgattagaaTGAAAAAGTTAGAATATTTGAGATCATCACTACTTGGttaacaaatatttaatattatattaaaaaatcacatcaacctaatattttcaaatattgaattaagttctgaaaataatttaacatacaaatattttaagatagaaaggctaaaaacatataaataacagtaaaaaagaaaaagaaaaaaaataggtaacTAGAAAACAGATAGGAGGGAGATCCAGTTGGGCTCGCTGGCAGCCCAACCGAGGCTGTGGTCTCATCATTATTGTTATCTTAATCAAGCACCATCAACTATAACTATAATGTCCTCCTGAAAAGTGAAACTAGTTCCCCGTTGCCTCTCTTTGTAGCTTCAGAAAATATTTCAATGGTGGAGTAATTCACTGCTGTCAACACAACCGAACACCATCTTCACCACCTATCACCATCACCTCAACTCACTCTGCCACCATCTCAACTCAATTCGGGCCTCAAAATTCCTCGTGGAACGGAATCATCAAACAAATCACCGATACATTTAAatctttatttctattatttgtcACGGTGCTCATCAAGTCGCGTTCAAATCTCCCTATCATCCTCCATAACCATCACTATCTTGTCCATTGCCTCTGCaaacttgtttatatatataaaataactgaGAACGTAATTacaatttaacaattttttttaacgagTAACTAAACGAACAAAATTTGCTAACAGAAAAGAAGATTTGGATAAACAGAGGAACAAGATTCCAGCAAGACCAAGAATTATTAATCGAATCCCAAGCACAGAAACTCGACACAGAAGGCTTTCTATATATAACAAGGCATAAGGGtaaagaaaaatgagttttcTCAATCAATACAAGGAGCAAATATTGATCCTTATAGTCAAACATGCAGTAGGCATCTTCAGTATATGCGGTAGAGGCTCTTTTGTACAAGCCCCAGTTCAAATACAACAAATTCCAGTACACGCGAGACAAAACAAGCcaaaataacattaaatcaGGGATTTTTGACCTCATGTATAAgggaccaaaataaaacaaatgagaaATCAGGGGTTAACTTGGGTTTGATCAAACGCTCAGGGATCTTTTGACAAATTAGCCTTTTTTAAACAGACGCGCAGGCATGCGAGTTAACTTCCGCGTTCTCAAAATCCTAAGCCCGGTCGGTTTCTTTTTATCAgccttgcttcttcttcttgcccCCCAGTATTGCTCGCTTTTAGATTTGGAGGTAAAttgcttaattttaattttagttttcttctagaagaaaaactaatttgtgttttattatttttttattaaatttccaGGTAATTCTCTAATTCCAATTCCAAatccaatttaatttatcaaaccctaaaaaatggGTAAGAACGATTTCCTCACACCGAAAGCAATCGCGAATCGAATCAAAGCGAAAGGTCTTCAAAAACTCCGATGGTACTGTCAAATGTGTCAGAAACAATGTCGAGACGAGAACGGATTCAAGTGCCACTGTATGAGCGAGAGCCACCAGCGGCAAATGCAAGTCTTCGGTCAAAACCCTAACAGAATCATCGACGGCTACTCTGAAGAATTCGAAAAAGAATTCCTTGACATGATGAAACGGAGCCATAGGTTTTCTCGTGTCGCGGCGACCGTGGTTTATAATGAGTATATTCATGATAGGCATCATATTCATATGAACTCGACGCAGTGGGCGACGTTGACGGAATTTGTCAAGTATCTGGGGAGAACTGGCAAGTGTAAAGTTGAGGAAACGCCCAAAGGGTGGTTCATTACTTATATTGATAGGGATTCAGAGACGATTTTTAAGGAGAACATGAAGAATAAGAGAGTTAGAGCGGATTTAGCCGAGGAGGAGAAGCAGGAGAGGGAGATTAAGAAGCAGATTGAGAAGGCTGGAGAGTTGTCTGTTAACAATGACGGTGTGGAGAGTGGTGATGTGGATAATGGTGAAGTGCGGCCGGCAAAGGAGTTGAAATTGGACAGTGGTGTGAAGGTTGGTTTCGCGCTTGGTTTGAAGAGTAATAATGTTGGGAAAGATAGAGGGGAGAGTTCTAGTTCTAGACTGGTTTTTGAGGAAGCTGAGGATAAGGAGAGGAAGATGGGGAGAAGTAAGGAAAGTAGCAATGGAGGTAAAAGTGGGAAATCAGCATTGGAGGAGTTGATGAAAGAGGAAGAGAAGGCGAAGGAAAGGAGTAACAGGAAGGATTATTGGTTGTTCGAAGGGATTATTGTTAAGGTAATGAGTAAGGCTTTGGCAGATAAAGGGTATTATAAGCAGAAAGGGGTAGTGAGGAAAGTGATTGATAAGTATGTTGCTGAAATTGAGATGCTTGAGAGTAAGCATAAGTTGAGGGTCGATCAGGAAGAGCTCGAGACTGTGATCCCGCAGATTGGGGGTTTAGTGAAAATAGTGAATGGGGCGTATAGAGGTTCCAATGCCAGGTTGTTGGGAGTGGATACAGAGAAGTTTTGTGCCAAGGTGCAGATAGAGAAGGGAATTTATGATGGGAGAGTGCTTAAGGCTGTTGAATATGAGGATATTTGCAAACTTGCGTAGTgaattttgttcaaattttttaattgagttgtGGAATTGCTCTTGTAGTTTTCGATTTATTGATCTCGTGGAACATGTAATGTATCTTTCCATGGTTAATTAATGACTTTGGAAAGTTGTTTATCTGCAAGCTTTTATTTAGAGTTCACATTCTCCCCAAACCCAATCTTACTCGCATTCTTTATGGCTATGTGATTTCTACTGTCATTACTATATCTGTTTGAGATTTTGGTCCAGAAATTCCCCATGAAGTTTATGTTTTTCTGCTGTCCCTGAATTTTGCAGagaattgtttaaaatttaaagtttatgcTTTCTATACATGAATTTGGTCTCTTTCATTTGATCTCCAAAATGGAGGTGATTGCAGTTTCTAGCTGTGGTAAAGAGGTCATCAAAGGAGTTATCCCTTTTATTCACAGTGCGCTGCAGATGATTCCAAGCATCAGGCAGCCATGCGCTTTGATTGTTTaatccatctattttttttatttttttttgtgatcttATTCACTCCCTTGAAATTTCAGGGGCCCAATTGACGTGATCATCGTTTTTTTCTGAATGTTTGACATAGATTTCTTGATCCTAACAACATAATCATTGCAATTTGATGCTCACAACTCATTCGGAGGGTATTAGGTCTTCAAACTCAGAATCTCCTACCCTTTTGTTCTGAATCTCATccttatgattttttgtttctcGATTAACAGCGTTGTACATATGTGAGAAGAAATGTTTAGTGCTCGACAACTATCATGGCTGGAAATGTGGTACGGCCCTTTTCTTTGCTCTCTCGTATGTTTACCATTCATCATTAAAAGAATGTTTGGTTTATTGGGTCACTATATGGCTCTACGTCCCAATACTATACTAGGGATGGGAAAAATTGCAATGCAGATGCATATGGGCAACTTCAgagatttaaatatttaaaagatttagTGGATGAGCACTGATCCCTCAGCTCCTCTAAAATCGTGCAAAGAGCGGGTAATTGTGGTTGGAGAAGTTGATGTAGAACGAGAAGACTTAGGAGTGGAGCAATCAGAAGGACTGTTAGTTGCCTAAAGATATTGTTGCTGAGGTGATGAGATTAGCAGCAGAATGGTACTGCAAGCAGATATGTGTAGTGACGAAAATGTCCGAAAAGGTACATGAGTGAAGCTATTGATCAAAAAGAGCTTGAGTTGTGGTTCTGCTGATTGGAGAGAGGGTCCAGTGCGAGGCGAGGTTGCTAGGAGTGAATGCAGAGAAGTTTTGTGCCTAGTAGCAGATATAGAAC
This window contains:
- the LOC133696109 gene encoding KIN17-like protein; the protein is MGKNDFLTPKAIANRIKAKGLQKLRWYCQMCQKQCRDENGFKCHCMSESHQRQMQVFGQNPNRIIDGYSEEFEKEFLDMMKRSHRFSRVAATVVYNEYIHDRHHIHMNSTQWATLTEFVKYLGRTGKCKVEETPKGWFITYIDRDSETIFKENMKNKRVRADLAEEEKQEREIKKQIEKAGELSVNNDGVESGDVDNGEVRPAKELKLDSGVKVGFALGLKSNNVGKDRGESSSSRLVFEEAEDKERKMGRSKESSNGGKSGKSALEELMKEEEKAKERSNRKDYWLFEGIIVKVMSKALADKGYYKQKGVVRKVIDKYVAEIEMLESKHKLRVDQEELETVIPQIGGLVKIVNGAYRGSNARLLGVDTEKFCAKVQIEKGIYDGRVLKAVEYEDICKLA